The genomic segment TTATCAGGTACCAAAGTACCCCTCCTGTTCGTCCCCTCGACCTCGTCTTTGACCCCATTCCCTCAACCGGCCACCCCACAAACCAGGCTGCTGTTCAAGGTCATGAGCCACCAACCCGGGATCCTCGTCGCCCCTAAGCCTCCGAGATCATGACTTGTTCACCCAGGTTGAGTATCTGCATCCTCCGCATTCCTTTCCTGCTATTTGTGTTCCTAGTTTCGCCATGGCCTCCTCGTTTGCTGCTGCTAGTGGTGCTCCTGATCCAAAGACAGCCATGGACCATCCTataaggagaggagagagaaaaaggaattaAAGTGAAAGAAAGGAATTAAAGCAAGTTTTGAGTGAAACAATCCACAATCAGATTCGATTGGTTGCAAGTGAGAGAGAAAATTCCTTAATTGGGAGTCGAATGGAATTAGCAAACGAAGGGAAACAAAGAAGATAAACAAGGGAATCGAATTAGTACAGTCTCATCTCGTTGTTGTGCTTCCGCATCCACCGCAACTTCTACGGCTCTCTTTGATTCTAGCGTCCATATTTTCTCTCCTCGTTGCCAAGCCAACCAGTGCGATTCGTCTCGTGTGCAACCTCCACGATTCGTCATCCACGCCTCTTGTGCAACCTCATAAGAGAAGCTTTGTTGCCGTCGATGCCTACCATAGCCACCGAGCGCCACTGAGTCAGGTCTGGAGGGTATtccgggaaaagaagaaaacggAAAGACACAAAGAGATGGAAGGTGACGGTGTCATGGTATGAGCGAAAGGAAGTTAGAAATGTGATGGTATGGATGGAAGGGGGAGATTTTTTATGGTATTGTTGGGTATCTGGTTAAATTTAGTGGTACAGATGAAACCATTTTATACACACGTGACTCTGCTTCTTATCATGCGCTGAGATATTAGTGCATCGCTCGCATATATATTTACCACATGTAGTCATGGGGCACCATGATTTGAAGTCTAAGGTCGTCTAGTACAAGATTAAGGAGGATTTAATTGGATTAAGTTTGCCTTATTGCGTGTTGCTTGTGTGGAGTTGCCTGTGGTTTAGGTTGCTTTGGTTCTCTGGTAGGATTTTGTTTTGGGCTCAGGCTACTAGGGGAGGGAAAAACCTGTCGAGTCGGTTTTGTTCTCTGTTTTGTTCGTTTTTGTTATGGCACCGTATGCTCATGTGGCTTCTTCAGAAGACGGGTAActaaggccgtgtttgtttgctgcttttggttctgcttctgctactaGTAGAAGCCAGAAGctagaagccagaacaaacgaggttctggagaagtggcttctggagaaacCAGAAGTTTGCttctgagaaaaatgaattaaagctgagaagctcgttgAGATgtgtttttctgagaagctatgtgctgagaagctaaaaatttattgtagaaagcAACAGTTTATTtccaaaaacagcttttcagacaaatcaaaagcacagcttttcagaaaaactcaaaagcagaagctcaaacaaacacggcctaagTTCCTATTCTCCAAAAGAAAAGTAGCATTTGTAGATACTTTTTCCTTCGTTTATTTAGAATGGTCTGTCCAGGTTAATCAGTACCAGACACCAAATAGGAGTTCATCACAATGTTCCTCACAGTCCAGAAGTGTAGCTCACTCCCGTGCCACCCAACCACGAGTCCCCCAAGATAAAATTCGCCACAGTGAACCTCGTGGCATCCGAGGTGGACAATGACGTGTGCACGCCAATCCACCTCACCCGCTTACTTGTCCGGGCACCAGGCCCGCTGTTACCGTACTCCCCATAGTACAGTGTGCTCAACGCGAACTGACCTGCCCACTCAAGCCACCCTGCTGGAGCGATCGAACGGTCGAGAAAGCTCTCCATCACGACCGTCCGTGAGTACTTCTGCCACGGACGGCCCAGATACACCGGCGTGGCCCCGAGGTCCGACGCGCCAGCGATCCGGCACCTGTGGATGGAGATGCCGGTGTTCTGGTTCGGGTCGGTCCGGCCTTGGGCCGTAACCGTGTCCTTCTGGCCCTGGCTGGGCCTCCTGGGCTGGATATTGCAGTTCTGGATGACCACGGCGGAGTTGCCGAAGATGAAGTCCACCGTGCCGGCGATGTCATCCTCGGTGTAGAACTGGCGGTTAGAGTGCACGTAGAGCGTGTCCTGGTACGCCTGGACGGCGCACTGGTACACGACTGAGAGGTCCCCGCCGACGCGCAGCGCGACGGCCTGGCCCTTCTCCGGTCCGGCGATGTTGACGATGGTGAGGCCCTTGGCGATGAAGCCCGAGCCCATCGCAGCTGCATCACAAAGACAGATAGAGATCACAAAAAGGCCTTGGTACGGAGAAGACAATGGGGACTGTAATGTCGAGCACAAATGCGCAAAAAGTGTGAAGTGGGCGACATGGCAAGTGAGACGTCGCTGTCGACGCGGCATTTGACGGTGCCCATGGTGCGTGGTGCAGCCATGAACCATACATGCATGGTACTAGTGTTAGTTTACGAGCTACATGTAGGTGAGATCGATGGGAAAAAAAGTCTAGGAAAGTGTATACGCATCCAACGATCAAATCCAACCAACGCATCTTTCACTTGCTTGCCCATTTGCATTCAGAAGTTCTACAACTAGTGATTCTACAGTTCGGTGTTGCTGAAGCTGTTTGCATAGCAGATTGCAAATTTAACTTCACTGCTCTTCTTAGAGGCCAAATCACTTCACacgtgaaaaagaaaaaggtttgcAAACGAATTAAAGAAAGCATACGATGGCTAGGTGCATGTGTCGCTTTTACACTCGCTCTTCCTACTCCTTTGAAAACGAAAGGAAAAAGTCATAGAGTTAAAAGTAGATTCTTTGGTCAGTTTACTCAATGGATCAACTCAAACTTGCTGTAATCTCTTCGCTTTATTTTGCTTTTTCCCCTAATGCTTCCCTTGTACACAAACTCTTTTTTTCGgtcttttaatatatttataatatgtAGTGACTAAGTCCCTCCAACTTCATAAAAAAACGAAAGAAAAACGGTATTGTTATAACTTGCCTGGGTGAGCTCTCACTTGATTTTTGtattctccctctccacctcgCTTTCTCCCTCTCCGACGAGCTCCGGTCGCCTTCTCCGCCTCCGGCGAGCCCTTCTTCTGCAGCTCCGGCGACGGAGATCCGCCCCGATCTACTCCCTCTCTGACGAGCTCCGGTGAAGCCAAGAGGTTAGGGTTTCGGGGTTTCGGGGCCGAGGTTAGGGGTTTGAGGTCCTCGGGCTTAGAAAGAGGTGTTAGGGAGGGAGGTTGGCCCGACGGAGGAGGCAGTTGGTGGGCGGTGTGGCAAGGCGATGAGGGCGCCGCCGACCAGGGTGGTGGAGGACGCCAGGTGGGGAgggtcggcggcgggggcgtCAAAACGAGATGGGTTAGCGAGGGAGTGGGCGGCGGAGGTGGATCCGGCGGCGGGGGCGAGCGCGTCGATGGCTGGTGAGATCGAGCGGAGCATAGTCGagtcggaggaggaagaaaacgGTTGGCCGTTGATCGAACGGAGCGGACGACCCAAAATTCAGGTGAGAGTTGAGCCGAAATTGCCCGGTTGATAGCTAGACAGTTGCTAAATTTTACTCTTCGAAAGTATCGTGTTTGCCTACTTAACCctcttaatttgctaaatatttaagcatTTCTTAGATGCTAAATATAGTTTTTATCTCAGTTGAAGGCTTTGATAAATTGGAATTTTGGTGCGTGTGCTGCGTACGTGCATGAGAAGATAGAGATGACTAAGTACGTACCGACGGTGGCGGAGGCATAGGTAGTGTAGCCGTCGGCGGCGCTCTTGTGGCCGACGATGACCGTCCTCCCCTTGCCGTCGCCCATCAGCATCACGTTCTTCTGCTTGCTCGAGATGCTCACGCTCTCCTCGTACCGCCCGGCCTTCACGTAGATCACCTTCCTCCCTCCAACTCCGACGCCGcggccgccgttcgccgtcacGGCCGCGATCGCCTCGCTGATGCTCCGGTGCGTCCCGCTGCCGTCCAGTGCTACCACGGCGTCCGTCGTGATGCAGCTCGCGGGCGACTCCAGGAGTTTCCTGTCATGTTGGGACACCCAGGACGGGAGCGCCGTCCCGTTCCCGTCTGGTGGTGACGGCGTGGGCGGCGCGGACGGTGGGCTGCCGCCGCTCCCGACCGCCTTGAGCCTGTTGGCGTGCAGCGCCAGCGCCGTGCCAATGAACTGTGCGAGTGCGGAGACCTGCGCGCGCACGGCCTCGCGCCCCGTGGAGGCCGGCACGGCGGTGAGGCTGTCGCTGCACGTGCCCTGGTTCGTCAGCGCGGCGCTGAGCCACGTGGTCACCCCGTCCGTGTCGCCGGCGGCGGAGAGCGCGTCGCTGAGCTGGTCGAGGCTGATGTCGAGAAGCTCGGCGCAGTCGTCCACGCCTGACGGCAGAGCGCCAGGCAGACGTGCCGACGCCGACGACGCCGAGACGTTGCGCGCCAGTGCGCGCGCCGACGTGGCCCGCGCCATCGCGAACCGCACGGAAGCCGCGAACGGGTCCCTGGCCGTTGCCAACCGCCCCGCGGGTGATGAGAGCGCCGTCTCGCACGCGCTCGGGTACGGCGTCGATTGACAGATGGCCGTGACGTTCATGTTCGACGGCGAGGTGGCGGTCCTCGAGACGGCGGCCACATTGTTGTCTCTCGATGCCGCCGCCtcttgttgctttccggcagtgACGACCACTACCGTTACGAGAGCTAGCACCGTGGCAGTGGCACAAGACCATGCAACAACCGGTAGCCTTCTCTTCTCTTGCCTCTCTTGTGAGCTCGCCCTACAGAACGTCTCCATTGTTCGATCTGCGTGTTAAGTGCATGGGTATAGTGTACAAGAGCACAGGGGCCGGCAGAGGTTTTATAGAGTAACGCATTTTTCCACGGCCTTGTTGGTGACACCAATCATCGGAAGCCTATTTGGCCAAGAAGCTGGCCCCAGAAATGCCGAGGGCCATATCACCCGGGATGTAAAATTTGTAACACCAGTACATCAACTGGTACGCCTGCACGTGCTAGAAAtagaaatattttagaaaatatatggaTAATAGAACTTAGTAAATATCTATAATTTAAGATTTAGAGGTGACTGATCTGCGCATATTGACCATATTTTCTTATTATATTCCACTACTTAATCAAAGCCTTGTGcaaagttattttttattttgttccatGCTATTCATTAATATGTATGTGGGACATCCATGgtacaatattttctttctttcttagtTTTACTCCGGACTCCATGACATAATTATGAGAGATCTAAATTAATGTTTAGGTGAAAAGCATATACAACGTTGGGCAACGCCACTTTAGATTAATTTTATTATAATGGTAGATGTGGGTAATTTAAAAGCATGTACTTGGGTTCTTTTGTTAGTTTTTTCAGGATGGCAGAGGTGGGTACTTTAGAAGTAGATATTGGGGGTACTTTaggttaattttttataataacaGACTTGAGTGATTTAGAAGCATGTACCGATGGTTTTTGggttatttttttcataatggcAAATGTGGGTAATTTAGATCTAATggctattgttatcaatgatgaCTAGAGTCCAACAAATCAATGATcgaatatttttctattttgtaagaatttcttcaatttctctctttttttctagcATGTCACATCTGAGTATTAACGTGGAGGCTCTAAAAGAAATTtccaattagtaatagtaaGATATGTTTCTCCAACGTCAACCAACGAGTGAATAATTAACACTTTCTCCGGCCAAAATGTTTGTTGGTCAAGATTTTTAGCTTTGACTATCAATACATAAAGAATTACATAGATTAGGTCTAAAAAAGAATTACATAAATTAACAACTTAAGATTGATTTTACCAgattaattattaaaaatattttcatagcataatcatttttatttgaaattttatATTATGACAGAATTCTTAGTCAAAGTGTCACCTTGTAGACAATGTTGCTGTCCTAAACAATATACATTTACTCTTAAGTGTATCCCACATTGTGTCAAACCTACCTTGCGACCTGTCAGAGATGAGAGGAAGACACGGCGTGGAGAGATTGCTTGAACAGGCTAAGGTTAGGGTTCAgaaaagaggaggggagggaggccaGCCTAGGGTAGGTGGCGGTGTGTGGGGTGGGTGGTGGGTGGCGCGACAAGAGCAGCAGTGAGGGATGTCACCGGCTACCGGTGGAGGAAGGCTAGAGGGTGGTGAGCCGCGGCACTGACAGAGGCATgaggggtggtggtggagggttCCAGCGACCAGTGAGGGAGGGACAGGCAAGAGGTTTAAGAAGGGGTTCAGACGGGTCATGCTTGCATTTCGCTCTATGGGTCACGCTTTATTCCTGTCCATTAGAATAGATAAGTTCATCCTTTACAACTGGCATGTGTATCTAGGCCCGACTATTGCAGACCACCATTTTAATTGACAAAATTGCTGCATATTGTCTCAACCATTCGATCGCGATTGAACAATTACCCCTCTGGCCATCGAACGGCTGAGAATCTTCCTCCACACTACTGGAACATCGCATGCTTGAGCTATGGGCAAGCTCAACTTTGACAGGGTGAAAGAGGCAGTTCAAGCGTGTGCACATGCAGACGTTATGGTCTTGGCTTGTGCATGGATAAAAAGGGGAAATATTCTCGCAGAATGGCGCACGCTAAACGCAGAGCGAAAAAAGGCAAACCAAGAATTGtttctgagaaaccaagttgaaatgtgtcttgatttatatgtgatgagtgattgacaagattgtcaatttggtttgtcgagtttcGGATTGCCTAGGATATGCGGAGAGTCCACACATTTGTTCGGATAGTCTGCAGATTTGGAGTTAAATGGGATTTGCGGACTGTCCGCATATTTTTACGGAGagtccgcacttttgcggagtTTGAATTGTGTTTTCAGCTCTGAACTTCTTCCTTGCATTGGAACTTTTTGGGCAATGTCTTGAGTTGATTTGAGTTTTtaattgagcattttgattatggactacttggagttggagttggagacatgtatttgcttgtctcatggtatgcaggtgacagatgcaacttggcggtcgacgacgggtgatcggggccacacgtggtgcttggtgtcggatgatcaaggaggctgggcggAGTCAGGAGTGATCCTAatggtacacgtggaggtcaagcaaagaatggatggtggatgaagacgacgtgttgacaaagtcaagcgaaggggatgccggtgcaagtgacaaggcggcccgagggatcaggagcaggagagacttgctggtggtCAGGATCGCGAGACGGAGAacacgcgtcaacatcggaGTGCTTGCTTGAGGCGAAACatgtggcggctagtcacgctttgagaagcgtgctagggtttggcggtttagcctcaaaatcaTGGAAGAATTGGAGggtcacgtggcatcatcgtgaagcttgtatcgaggcgaagctaagtcatggaGAAGCTATGGCCATTCGATGGACAGAGCGAAAAACGGACCAAAATGCTCCGATGGTAGGTGAAAGAGCACTACCGGtgaagggtattttgggaacaagaaaacttaatgGCCAAGAAAACTCTCAaaggctataaatagaagggtaggGCTGTGGGGGAaccttgagccagccatttgagagcctagagTTAGGTTttggagaagaggggagggtaGGCTTAGTCTTTGTATTAGGCTAGAGCTTTTGTAAGAGAAAAACTTCTATAATCTACCGAAAACAGGGCTATCCTCTATTtgaaatgaagtttattttcttgcaagtgatcttgttcatctccttctagtctcctgcttttggttcccttgccttcGTGCAAGTTTTTCTAGTTTTCTGTTGATTTTCGATTTTCCTTTGGAGCTGCGTTTTTACCCCTTTGCAAAGTTATTCTTCTCGTTGCTAAAGGtataaacactcacatactcatgtacaTGAGtaggtcttgagtccccttgcctctgtccaatcaacttggagagtttcattgCCCGGTGTCCATCTTGTTGGATCTTTGAATTTCCTTTGCAAGTTTCAGCCTTTTTAGggggatgagtcatggattggGTCActgtggaacctagtgttcaattcCAACCATGACACTCACTTTTCGATCGTTGTTCTCTGGAAACTCCGGACTCTCCGCTCTTTTCTCTGGACTCTCCGAAAACTCCGGACTCTCTACTCATTTCTCCGGACTCCAGATTTTCTGGGTTGATTCAGAGTTTTCGCTGCTTCAGTGTTTTGCTCTTTGTTGTGATTCTCTTGTAGAGCTGCGTTAAGTGACtgaataggagaagaccatcaatttcgaaagaaatttgttgtgACGCATATTCAACCCCCTCTAGTAGCCAccctcgatcctacaattggtattagagccagtttgatcacttgttgacctgaactagttttgtgatccgtaggcaacatagagagaagtgggaagattccgctaTTTGATGACcgtgatttttcatactggaaggtgcaTATGAAGGCTTATCTTCTATGCAAAgtaagtgcaatatgggaaatagttgattccaactacgagatccctacTGTTCGCACGacttaggttcaaatcgaacagtatgaggccaacaacaaggctagaaatttTTTGTTCACTAGACtgagtcataatgagtttgacagggccCTGCACTTCTGTACTGTctgggagatctggactactttgagtatctttcaTAAAGgcactaattagattaaggccagacgtcaaagcacatacaactaagaataccaaatgtttgtgcaagggccCGATGAGTCTTTGGATacgatgtttgctcgctttgatggaattattagcaatcttcgatcaactggtggtttgccctattctgaccatgagagagcgatcaagcttctctatgctcttgaccctagcatatgggaagtgaagatctcgagtattgaagagtctccaagttacaacatgttgatttgtgatgaactcttcagcaagcttaagcccatcgagatagccaaggcagctCGGATCGGTCTTGGAAAtcccctatctcagaacatggcgttggtttctagacctagtggtggcaatcagtctgcagctggcttttcttgtgctaacacttcatcgagtggatttgttttgtcttccttggtttctgtcaagaggagcaggtggatgcactggatgatgaggaccttgcgctgattgtgaagaagttcacctgcttctacaacaatcaccgAGACCgaaggaggggtggttctcatgcctgctttgagtgtggtgacactacccacttcaaggcggattaccccaagctcaagaagagggaggacagcgacaacgactacaacaagcacaagaagaagaacaataagcccttcttcaagaagaaccacgacaagatggccaaaaaggcagccaaggcggcttctagggtgTTCGTGGCGGCTCTTAGCGACATCGACATCTCTTCCAGCAAGGAGGATAGCTCAGAGGgggatgaaccgcaagcaaagaacaagaagaaggccaaggacttcatcgGCCTCTGCTTTATGGCAGATGACAACAACGACGATAGCAACCCCGAGCtggatccttctgaggtattgccttccgacgaccagctttccatctaagttgataccttgaatgattctctcgttagccaggatatgttacttaagaaaactgtgcgtgagttgaaggttattaggcctaagtatgactCTATCTCTATTGAACTTGCATTACTTAGGTCTAGgcctgatgttgaggagtgtgagagttgcctgattatcatggctgaacttgccgagcttcataatgtgcatgctcaagttgccagtcggcttgagagtgccgagaagaagctccttgaggaggagtctaagTCTACTCTCTTAagtgcttgtaagaattgccctttgcttgcaaagaatGTTGAACTAAAAGACAAGCTCCTGAAgtagctagagtctagattggagagtgctgggagttctaagaatgtgcagccaaattattccacctgcaccatctttcaggacaaactcagctggattagagggcaagttcaaaagcttttaactgagaatgagtacctcctttctctagtggagaagtgcttAGAGGGCAAagtgaaaatgaatttgatcttggccaagaccaataTGTGTGCTAACAAGGAGAGTTTGGCTCTTGGATAGGGTTTTGATAGGGTGGCTTAcagtggggagagtaagactgtattcaccacacctactaccctagaagctgagaagtccaaaatcaatgtcacaccacaacccatcaagaaactcattcctcaacccacaaagaaAAAATCTGCACCATaccccaagagagctccacagcctaaggTGAGAGAGCTTGTGAGAGAGCCCCAAGTGACCAGCAGTCGAGTTTccaagagacgctaccactgcacctactgccagagagaatgtcacttggttgggttttactttcgccgtaggagagatgagcggcgttAGTGGGAATGGagcacccgggacatgtaccgcccctctgttggtgtacatgagcattTTTCTCGCTTCCACTCATGAGTCCCTAACGCTTTTCAGTTTATTCCTTGAGGTGTTGCCCGgcatggattttaccatgaatcgtatggttttggtccacgtgtaagaggctttgagtcccagcgctttgatggaccacgttttcctcatcgtggtactcggcCCAGTGTGTTGGTGTTGACTTGC from the Phragmites australis chromosome 19, lpPhrAust1.1, whole genome shotgun sequence genome contains:
- the LOC133900746 gene encoding pectinesterase-like; this translates as METFCRASSQERQEKRRLPVVAWSCATATVLALVTVVVVTAGKQQEAAASRDNNVAAVSRTATSPSNMNVTAICQSTPYPSACETALSSPAGRLATARDPFAASVRFAMARATSARALARNVSASSASARLPGALPSGVDDCAELLDISLDQLSDALSAAGDTDGVTTWLSAALTNQGTCSDSLTAVPASTGREAVRAQVSALAQFIGTALALHANRLKAVGSGGSPPSAPPTPSPPDGNGTALPSWVSQHDRKLLESPASCITTDAVVALDGSGTHRSISEAIAAVTANGGRGVGVGGRKVIYVKAGRYEESVSISSKQKNVMLMGDGKGRTVIVGHKSAADGYTTYASATVAAMGSGFIAKGLTIVNIAGPEKGQAVALRVGGDLSVVYQCAVQAYQDTLYVHSNRQFYTEDDIAGTVDFIFGNSAVVIQNCNIQPRRPSQGQKDTVTAQGRTDPNQNTGISIHRCRIAGASDLGATPVYLGRPWQKYSRTVVMESFLDRSIAPAGWLEWAGQFALSTLYYGEYGNSGPGARTSKRVRWIGVHTSLSTSDATRFTVANFILGDSWLGGTGVSYTSGL